In Loktanella sp. M215, the genomic window CAACTTTGCGGATGGAATCGCTACTCCGGAAGACCGCCGAACCGATCGACCCAGTCATCGGCAAAAAGAGCAAGCAGGCCATCTTCGCGAGCGTGCCCGGCGACGATCACACGTTCGGCGTCGAGATGGCCGCGGATCTGCAACGCGCCAAAGGGTGGGGCATCCAGCTTGTGATCAACGCAAGCGTGGCAGATCTACTATCGGAAATCGTGAAGTCGCCGGCGGAGATCCTCGGCCTTTCGATCGGATCGCGTTCGTCGATGCACGCGCTTTACACAACGGTGCGGACTGTGAAAGAGCGTCGACCGGATATGAGAGTTCTCGTTTCTGGTGCCCTTGTGGGCCTCGACGCTCGCCCCATCGAGCGCCTCGGCGTTACAGCGCATGCCGATGACTTCGAGCGGGCGGAAAAGCTGCTCGACGCATCGTTGGTCACCATCTCGACGCGTAGCAGTCTCTCGGATTCCGTCACGGTCCTTCCACCCAACCCTCTCTGATCGATAGTCCTACCCCGTGGCGGCGGATCGGACGTCCGGTCGCCGCGAAAGGCGTGCTGCAACGACAAGGTCGGCTCCCTATGAGATGGGCTCGGAACGGAATCAGGCGCCATTACGAGCGGCACGTTATCTTCCGTTTACTCTGCTCCGCTGTCCGCCGCGGGCAGCACATTGTTGCTCGGAGAAGTGCTAGGTCAGATGATGCAACGCCGCGCGGCTCTGACATACGGTGCAGCAGGTCTGGGTGCGCTCGGGCTCACACTCTTTGCGGGCTGGTGGCGCGTCGATGGCCCTGGCAAGGTGAAACCTGTCGCCCAGCGAACGGCGCCACCGACCGAGATGGAATTTCGTCTAAGCGACCACGAGGGAGGTGCGGTCGGGCCGGACAGCCTGATCGGCCGTACGTCGCTGGTATTTTCGACTTCACCTTCTGCCCCGACGTCTGCCCCACCACCTTGTCGGATATCTCCGGCGGGCTCGACGATCTCGGGGCAGACGCCGAGCGGTTGATTGTCGTGTTCATCACCGTCGATCCTGACCGCGACACGGTGGAGGCCATGGCTGACTACGTCGGCTATTCTCATCCGGCAATTCGCGGATGGACGGGCCCTGACGATGAGATCGCATGCCCGGCTGACGGTTTCCGAGTGTGCTATGAGACGGTCCGAACCAACACCGGAGATTATACGATGAACCACACGGCGACCGTGTTTACCTTCGCGGCAACCGGTGCATTTTCCGGCACCATCGACTATCACGAGCCGAGAGAATTTGCGGTACTCAAGATCCGCCGCGCTTTGGACAACGACACGGAGGACATCACTTGAAACTCAGATACCTGGTCGCAGGCCTTGCTCTGGCCGGCGGAGTTTCGTCGGCAGCACTCTTACAGGAGCAGGATATCGGCGGAAGTCATAGTATCTTCTATTGAGCGGCGCTGCGGGGCGTCCGGCTTCGTGTGCTCCGCGTCACAACGACATACACCGCGAGAGTCACCACGACCACTGCACCACCGGCCATCATACGCCGCGAGGGCGCTTCGCCAGTGCCAAGCCACACCCACAATGGTGCGAGAACAGTTTCGAGCAACAGCAGCATGCTCACATTGGCGGCGGCCGTGTGGCGGGACGCCTCGTTAAGCGCAAAAAAGGACAATGGCAGGATCAGCAGCGCGCACACGAGAATGGCCCAAACCGTACCGTCCGTCATCTGTGCCGGTCCAACGATGAGCAGGCCTGAGATCCCCGACGTCAGTGAGCCCAATCCGATGACGAGAAATAGCGGCAGGCTGGCGTGATGGCGCATGGTCACGAACGTCAGAGCCAGAGCGAACGCAACCCCAAGCCCACACACCGCACCTGCCAGTGCGTCGGCGTCAAGCGCGGCCTCGCCCTTGTCTGTCACAGCCACCGTTAAGCCAGCAATCACCAGTACGATGGCGATCCATGTCGCGCGCGATGTGACCTCCTCGTACAGCCATTTTGCCAGAAGCGCTGACCAGACGGGTACAGTTGCGACACCCAAGAGAACTGTCGCAACCGGTGCGATCGCAATACCCATTGGGAATAGTGTCGTGTTAACCACTTGGCATACGATGACCACGATCGCGGCACCGGTCCCGAGCATGACAAAATCGGACGGCCTGTCTCGACTTGTCAGCACCCATGCGAGAATAAATATAAGTCCGAGGCCAAGGACTCTCCATCCCAGCATCTGGAATGTAGACATCCCAGAAATGCGTATGAAAAGTGCGTCCGGCGTTAACACAAGCGCCCCCGCCAGAGCGAGACCGACACCAAAAGAAGAAGACTTCTGCAAGACGCCCAACCCTAAAACACTCGCGCAGTGACCTGAGCCCCGACTCTCCTCCGGATTAACGGAGAGTCTGCAAGTTGATTTCTGGCGCTACGCGGCGCGCATTGCCAGCCCCTTCTTTGCTATGAACTCTGCCGGCGGGATGTTCCCGATGCCCGAGTGCGGCCAGTGGTGGTTGCAGTCTTGCTGCCAGGTCCGGATCTGCTCGCGGGCATCGACCAGCGTCGAGAAAAGGGTCTCGCTGAGAAACTCGTCCCGGAAGCGTCCGTTGAAGCTCTCGACAAAGCCGTTTTGCATGGGCTTTCCCGGAACGATGTAGTGCCAATCTACGCCTGAACTCTGGCACCAGGAGAGCACAGCCGTCGATGTCAGCTCAGTGCCGTAACACCTTCGTAATCTCGCTGATTGAAAGGCTATGACGGCCTGAGCAGCCTTCAAATTGTGCAGCAGGTGGTCATATGAGGTGCCCCCCGAAAACTGGACACTGACGTAAGCTCTGAATTGCTGTCTGCTGATCTTCACCACGAAGGAGATCGAAGATGTCGAAACGAAAGCAGCACGCCCCTGAGTTCAAGGCGAGGGTGGCGCTTGAGGCGTTGAAAGGTGAGGCGACCGTGTCGGAACTGGCGAGCCGGTTCGGGGTGCATCCGACGATGATCAACCAATGGAAACGTGCGCTGCTGGACGGCGCGTCCGGTGTCTTTGAACGCGGCGGCCGCAAGACGCCGGTCATCGATGAAGACCAGGTCAGGGATCTGCATGCCAAGATCGGGGAGCTGGCGGTGGCCAACTCTTTTTTGGAAAGAAAGCTCAAACCTTGGGGCGGGAAGTGAGGCGCAGCATGGTCGAGCGCGACCATCCGGACCTGTCGATTGGCCAGCAGTGCGCGCTTCTGTCGATACCGCGGTCGTCGTTTTATTACATGCCGCAGGGTGAGACGGAGCAGAACCTCGCGCTGATGCGGCTGATCGACGTGCAATTCCTGGAGACGCCCTTCTTCGGCGTTCGCCAGATGACGTGGCACCTGCGCAACGAGGGACACGCGGTGAACGAGAAGCGCATCCGTCGGCTTATGCGCCTGATTGGTTTGATGCCAATCTACCAGAAACCCAACACCAGCAAGCCGGCGAATGGGCACAAGACCTATCCCTACCTCTTGCGCGGGCTGCGCGTAGAGCGGCCCAATCAGGTTTGGTGCGTGGACATCACCTACCTGCCGATGCGCAGAGGGTTTCTCTATCTGGTGGCGATCATGGACTGGCACACCCGAATGGTTCTGGCCTGGCGGATCTCGAACACGCTGGACGCCGACTTCTGCGTCGACGCGCTGAACGAGGCAATCTATCGGTTCGGGCCACCTGACATCATGAACAGCGATCAGGGATCGCAGTTCACATCGTTTGCCTGGACAGATCGCCTGCGGCGGTCGGGCGTCCGTATATCGATGGATGGCAAGGGCCGCTACTTGGACAACATCTTCATCGAGCGCCTGTGGCGCACGCTGAAATACGAGTGCGTCTATCTGCATGTCTGGGAGACCGGGTCTCAGGCCCGCGCGGGTGTCCGGACATGGATGGGGTTCTACAATCACCGCCGCCCGCACAAAGCCCTTGGCGGCCAACCACCGGCCGTAGTCTACTCGCTGAAAGTCGAAGCAACGCAACCCGATCAGCAGGAGCAGATCAGAGCTTAGAAAGCGCCAGATCCTGTCCAAGGGAAGGGGAGCACCTCACCGCGCCAAGTTTGCCGGACGCTCCAATTCCTTCAACCTTTTGATCTCATCCCGGCCTATGCCGCCTTAATCCTTTCGCCAACGGAAAAAAGTCTGCGGCGATACACCGATCTGGCGTACCGCTTCTGCGATCCCCCGCCCTGTCCTTGCATCACTACAATCTGTCAAAGCTTGAGCACCGTGTCTTCGGGTTTGCCTGGTCTGCCAGCCATCTGTCATGCTTCTAAAACTGCTCTGCCCCCTGAAAACTGGACCGTTTAAAGCTGGAGTTTACGGCTAACATTTCCTGGCTGGGAAAGGAGCTGAGAAGATGAAGGCATCGAAGTTCACGGAGGCGCAGAAGGCGTTCATTCTGAAGCAGGGCGTGGAAGGCACGCCGGTGGCCGAGATCTGCCGCAAGGCTGGGCTCAGCCAGGCGACCTACTTCAACTGGAAGAAGCGATTTGGCGGGCTGCTGCCCGACTAGATGCGCCGGCTGAAGGCGCTTGAGGACGAGAATAGCCGGCTGAAGAAGATCGTTGCTAACCTGACTCTGGATCGGGAGATGTTGCAGGACGTCATCCGCCGAAAGCTCTGAGGCCTGCTCGGGCACGGGAGTTGGTGTACGGGTTGTTGGTGGACTGGGGCGTGTCGATCCGCCGGGCATGCCCGTGGCGGTGCTGATCTGGGCCATGGTCTATCCCATGATGGTCGGTGTGGACTTCGTTGCGCTGCGCTAGGTGGGCGATAAGCCCAAAGGGTTGGTCGTCACACTAGTGGTCATCTGGCTGATCAAGCCCTTCACGATGGCAGCACTCGGTGTGCTGTTTTTCAACTACGTCTTTGCTGGTCTGATCCCGCCGGATGATGCGCAAGCCTATCTGGAGGGCGTAATCCTGCTGGGGGCTGCGCCCTGCACCGCGATGGTTTTCCTCTGGTCGAATCTGACGCGCGGCGACGCCACCTATACCCTGGTGCAGGTCAGTGTGAACGATATCGTCGTGGTCTTTGCTTTTGCGCCCATCGTGGCCTTCATGCTGGGGGCGACGAACATCGTCGTGCCTTGGGACACCCTGCTGTTGTCGGTAAGCCTCTATGTCACGTTGCCGCTGTTGGTCGGATAATGCTGGTTTGGATCTTCAATCGTGATCCAGCGCAGGTCGGTAAACTCGGCAACGGCCGCCTTGCCGCCGAACCGGCCATAACCCGATGCCTTGACCCCACCAAACGGCATCTGCGGTTCATCTGAAACAGTCGGGCCGTTGATATGGCAAATCCCGCTTTCAATGCGGTTTGCGACACGCATGGCCCGCTGAATATCACGACTAAAGACCGCCCCCGACAAACCGTACTCCGTATCGTTGGCCACACGGATCGCTTCGTCGTCATCATTGACACGAATGCTAGGTTTGACCGGACCAAAGCTTTCTTCGGAAGACATGCGCCTATCGAGGGTTGCACGGTCGATCAGGGTCGCAGTGACGACGCCACCGTCACGTGCCCGCCAGCCAGAACCTTGGCACCCTTCGCGATGGCATCCGCGATCAGCTCATCCGTCTTTTCACCGGCGCCCGACGTCGCCAAGCCGCTCAGAACGACATGGCCGCCCGGGTCACCTGCAGGAAGTGATGCGGCCCGCGCCGCCAGTTTGGCTGCAAATTCGTCAGCCACGGCATCGCCGACAATCATGCGTTCAGTAGACATGCAGATCTGACCTATATCCATCTAACAGCCGTCCACGGCCGCGTTCACTGCGGCGTCAATATCCGCATCATCAAGAACGATCAGCGGCGGTTTGCCCCCCAATTCGAGCAGGAAAGGCTTCAACTCTTCGCCCGCGATGCGACCTACAATCCGTCAGCCCCGGGTGGATCCTGTAAAGCTGACGTGCCTGACCTGTGGCGCGCGGATCAGCGCCTCGACGATGGCGGCAGCAACTTCCGGCGCGTTCGATATCACATTGAGAACGCCATCCTTCAGGCCGGCCTGTGCAAAATATTGACCGACCAGGCGCTGCACATTGGGACACAGCTCGCCTGAATTCAAGACGACGATGTTGCCGCAAGCCAGCGGCATCGCAACGGCGCGGGTTTCCAGAATGACAGACGCATTCCATGGAGCGATCCCAAGGCGGACGCCTTTGGGTTTCGCCATCGCAAGCGCCAGCGTATCGAGAGTATTCGACGGAACAACCTCTCGGCCGACTTACGTCACCATGGCGGCGGCTTCGCGAATCATGTTGGCCGCAAACATCACGTTGAACCTGATCCACGGACCGGTGGCACTTGTTCCCGGCGTACCTGCAGCGATGAAACCGCTGGCCTTAGCGTCCATAATGTCAGCCGCATTGTTCACCAGCTTTCGCCGGTCCTGCAGCGATGTCTTTGCCCACGCCGAAAATTCCGCATGCGCGGCGGCAACCGCTGCAAGGGCATCATCTACGCGCGCCGCGGTGGCGTTGGTTGCGACAGCACCGGCGACGGGATCGCTCCGTTCAAAAATTGCGACCCACGTTTGCCTGAACCGGTTTACCATTGATCAACAGCTCGATTTTCAGGGCTGTCTCACTTTCGATCCGACGGGATTTGTCATCTTCGAAACGTCATTTCTGCAGAACAGCGATGGGCAATACGGGCCTGACGACACTGCCGCATTGTC contains:
- a CDS encoding IS3 family transposase (programmed frameshift) — translated: MSKRKQHAPEFKARVALEALKGEATVSELASRFGVHPTMINQWKRALLDGASGVFERGGRKTPVIDEDQVRDLHAKIGELAVANFFFGKKAQTLGREVRRSMVERDHPDLSIGQQCALLSIPRSSFYYMPQGETEQNLALMRLIDVQFLETPFFGVRQMTWHLRNEGHAVNEKRIRRLMRLIGLMPIYQKPNTSKPANGHKTYPYLLRGLRVERPNQVWCVDITYLPMRRGFLYLVAIMDWHTRMVLAWRISNTLDADFCVDALNEAIYRFGPPDIMNSDQGSQFTSFAWTDRLRRSGVRISMDGKGRYLDNIFIERLWRTLKYECVYLHVWETGSQARAGVRTWMGFYNHRRPHKALGGQPPAVVYSLKVEATQPDQQEQIRA
- a CDS encoding cobalamin B12-binding domain-containing protein, coding for MQLSIEDRDLLCQRFMFGGAMGGQMAVQNLFPAGLRRRELCLDVLRPVADHLGALWLKDEVTFMSVRVATLRMESLLRKTAEPIDPVIGKKSKQAIFASVPGDDHTFGVEMAADLQRAKGWGIQLVINASVADLLSEIVKSPAEILGLSIGSRSSMHALYTTVRTVKERRPDMRVLVSGALVGLDARPIERLGVTAHADDFERAEKLLDASLVTISTRSSLSDSVTVLPPNPL
- a CDS encoding DMT family transporter, whose amino-acid sequence is MQKSSSFGVGLALAGALVLTPDALFIRISGMSTFQMLGWRVLGLGLIFILAWVLTSRDRPSDFVMLGTGAAIVVIVCQVVNTTLFPMGIAIAPVATVLLGVATVPVWSALLAKWLYEEVTSRATWIAIVLVIAGLTVAVTDKGEAALDADALAGAVCGLGVAFALALTFVTMRHHASLPLFLVIGLGSLTSGISGLLIVGPAQMTDGTVWAILVCALLILPLSFFALNEASRHTAAANVSMLLLLETVLAPLWVWLGTGEAPSRRMMAGGAVVVVTLAVYVVVTRSTRSRTPRSAAQ